Proteins encoded by one window of Methanobacterium sp. CWC-01:
- a CDS encoding LysE family translocator — protein MVEVLLFSASSFLVGLSGALVPGPMLTVTISNSLHKGPMAGPMVVSGHIIAEVAILMLLLLGLGWLIGSATATLLIGTVGGLVLVYMGYRISQSSPPRFQGKVKAPDKYGSVLGGILSSISNPYFFIWWVTIGWAFVLKGLEFAGLAGILGFMAGHWAADLGFYSLVSFFTSKGSDILTQKYYRALMYGCGIFMICLGIYFVFSAQIGSL, from the coding sequence ATGGTGGAAGTGCTTTTATTCTCAGCGAGCTCATTCCTGGTTGGCCTATCTGGAGCTCTGGTTCCAGGACCCATGTTAACCGTCACCATTTCTAATTCATTACATAAAGGCCCCATGGCCGGACCCATGGTTGTCTCCGGACATATCATTGCCGAAGTGGCGATTTTAATGTTACTGTTACTGGGCTTAGGCTGGTTAATCGGATCTGCCACTGCTACTTTACTAATAGGCACCGTCGGTGGCCTGGTTCTAGTATACATGGGGTATCGTATCTCTCAATCATCGCCCCCCCGTTTTCAGGGAAAGGTGAAAGCCCCCGATAAGTATGGATCAGTGCTGGGCGGTATTCTGAGCAGCATCTCCAATCCTTACTTTTTCATCTGGTGGGTGACCATTGGTTGGGCATTTGTTCTTAAGGGCCTGGAGTTTGCCGGCCTAGCCGGAATTTTAGGATTTATGGCCGGACACTGGGCGGCAGATCTAGGATTTTATAGTTTGGTATCCTTCTTTACCAGTAAAGGATCGGATATTTTAACCCAGAAATATTATAGAGCATTGATGTACGGATGTGGAATTTTCATGATATGTTTAGGCATTTATTTTGTGTTCAGTGCCCAGATAGGGTCCCTGTAA
- a CDS encoding HAD family hydrolase encodes MTVVVFDNSGTLIERYRAIKDLRTGVICDDVNSIDLVDMVPNRALVVLQTDPAQCLANAISDQTVYHFLQKNKVKFDISYSSGDVKKEQVWETIRKDGYAQIKDVQDTISTVVNKKYNVQICSGSGLILNVDKQKIEFTITAGGKIFPEVPEVINELKNRGSQIFVASGDRKTSLEQLADFIDIPSENTYGTADAWKKRDIVKKLRKKHRVMMVGNSANDILALREADIGVLTLQQGEIVPSKVYEAADVIVHNIKEILEIEF; translated from the coding sequence ATGACGGTTGTTGTTTTTGACAATTCAGGAACCCTAATTGAAAGATATAGGGCCATTAAGGATCTCAGAACCGGAGTTATTTGCGATGATGTAAACTCCATTGACCTGGTGGATATGGTGCCTAACCGAGCCCTGGTGGTGTTGCAGACTGACCCTGCCCAGTGTTTAGCCAACGCCATTAGTGATCAGACGGTCTACCATTTCCTTCAAAAAAATAAGGTGAAATTTGACATAAGTTACTCCTCGGGGGATGTTAAAAAAGAACAAGTTTGGGAAACCATTAGAAAGGATGGTTACGCCCAGATTAAGGACGTTCAGGACACCATTTCCACAGTGGTTAACAAAAAATATAACGTGCAGATATGCAGTGGGTCAGGATTAATACTCAACGTGGATAAGCAAAAAATCGAGTTCACCATCACCGCCGGAGGTAAAATATTTCCAGAAGTTCCAGAAGTCATAAATGAACTCAAAAACAGGGGATCCCAGATATTTGTGGCCTCAGGAGATAGGAAAACTTCTCTAGAACAGTTAGCTGATTTCATTGATATCCCCAGCGAGAATACTTACGGCACTGCCGATGCCTGGAAAAAGAGGGATATCGTTAAGAAACTCCGGAAGAAACACCGGGTGATGATGGTTGGAAACAGCGCCAATGACATCCTGGCACTGAGAGAAGCAGATATTGGCGTTTTAACTCTCCAGCAAGGTGAAATTGTGCCGAGTAAAGTTTATGAAGCGGCTGATGTAATTGTTCATAATATAAAAGAAATTTTAGAGATTGAATTTTAA